The stretch of DNA TCAGTTAGCCTTGAACTCTTAACTTGTGATGCGTTTGACATAATGTGTAGCTTCATTTTAAGTGCTTATAACTGCAAGGAAAGTAGGAAGCAAAGGAACAATGAAATCTTTGAACAGAAGGCATGCGGTTACTTGTACATAAGGTTAAAGAGGAGGCTAAGTGCCCTCTGGTCAATTGGATTGACTCTTTAGCTTAAGGTCCCATGTATATGTCTTGCTGTGTAGTCTAGTCCACTGCGTTCCTTGTACATATCGTGTGTAAATTGTAATTTTCCTGTCAGGGCCTCCCCTACAGAATCTTGAAAAAAAAACTGCAAGGAAAGTACAAATGAATATGCTGCAGTTCACATCTTATCTGCCACAGTTGTGTATAACTTTGTGCTATTTTATGATATACATCGAGTCACGAATTTGATCACCTTAGCTACATGATAGAAGAGCATGCCATACAATATCATTAGTATTCTAACTACCATGAGTTACTttatcatcttttcaggaagaaATGACTGGAGAGAAGGAAAATGTAATTTTACAAGTAGTGACAGTCCAATATCAGGAGATTGTCACATTGACAGCCCAGCATCTGAAGGAGTTCGAAAGTATGTCATGCTGAATGCTGATATATTTTTCATATACATAAGTGTATAATTGGTATTGAAAACGAGTTTCATTACATGTTTTGGTATCTGCATCTCTCCTGGTCTGTGTATAGTAGAAAACTGTCTTCATCATTTCTAGTGCTAACTACCAACTAGCTTGTGGTAACAAATTTCTGTTACTCAGCTAGATGCCCACATTTCTGTCTAACCACCAGACATTTCATGTCACTTTGTTCTAAATTATTAAAACATGTTCGTGGTCGTCTGGCAAATGATTGAATCCTTGTATGTTGTTCTAGCAAAAATAAAAGTTCATCGACTAAAGTAACAGAATTGAACAAGCCGACCTAAACTTTTTGACGCCTATATTTTGTTGttaacttgttatttgttgtTCTTCAGTTCACATGTTCTTAGACTATCTCATTTGTTACCAATTTTGTATTGATTTAGTATATACTTGCAGGCGCCCTCCTATCATTTATGACAAAAAAGAAGTTAAACAGTGGGTTCAAGCACGCAAGAAAAACTACCCTACAAGTGCCAACATAAACAAGGTCAATGTTTATATATTTATGTTTTTTATTAGTTCTGAGCAACTTTATGTCAACATGGAAGAAGCATTGACTGACTGCTGACCTTATAATACAGAAGTTGTGTCAGAGTCAATTGGATGAGcaaaagaaagatgaagaggcCCAAATGCGCCGCCGGGTAAGCCGCTCTAGTACTATGGTTCATGTATGTCTTCTCTAGATTTTAAACGGAAGAAGAATTGATCTATTTAAGTGGTTCTCTTTACTACGTATGAAAGACTTCAGGTTTATATGTCTAAATATTCAGACGACGCTGTTCCAATATTTCCATCTACTACACGCGTTAATCTTGAATACTCTTGTTTCATTTGGTGCAGGAACTCAAGGAAGTTATAGCAAAGCAGAAGGAATTGGGTTTGGAACTCCCTGAACTACCACCTGGCTATCTGTCTGACACTGAGGGTCAACCCAGGGGACGTCAAGGCAATGAAAAGGAAAGTAATTGGAAGACTCGACAGGGGGGTGGTCGTTTTGGAAACCGAGGGCGTGGCCGTGGTCGGGGCCGTGGCCGTGACAATAAGCGACAGAGGTCCGACGACAGAGAAGATTTTCAGTCTAAAAGACCGAGGGAGAGGAACAACAATAGTCGTCGTCATGATGGTGGTGCGATGACCAAGAGTAGGGAACCAACCCTCTTGCAGAAGCTTCTTAACTCTGATATCAAGAGGGACAGGCACAGGCTTCTGCACACGTTCAAATTCATGGCCTTGAACAATTTCTTCAAGGACTGGCCTGCTAAGCCGCTGGAGTTCCCTATTGTCAAGGTGGACCAGATAGAGCTTGGAAGTGATATTGACGAGGAAGACTCAGATGATGACTTGCCGGATGCCGAGACGGCCAAGGACTGCAGCCTCGGTTTGAAGGAAAACGGTGATCAGCCGGAATCGAGCTCCAGCGATGAGGAGGATGAAAGTGAGGACGGCGACGAAGCTGACGACAAGGGTGCTGATACTGAAATAACCGAAAAGGTTTCAGATGAGGATTCCGACGCAGAGCAATGCGAAGAAGGTTTCTCAGATTTCTCAGCCTGAGTTTCTTGACTAGAACCCAAGTATGTGACCGTGTTTTGCATGTATAGTTACAGAATATTTGTAAGCCTCCTCACAACTTTATCCTGTTGCCGTGAGCTATGATTTCGTTGTAATGCTTCTGAATGGTAAAATGATATCGTTGTTGCAAGAAACAGCAGGCACATGTGATGTACTTGTAAGGGTATCATTTGTGCACTTTTGGCTTTTTACATGCAGTCGATGCCCTAATGTTGTTTTCTCTCTGCATCTCTGTCCGAGCCAAACAGTGCGCAGGAAAAACAGCATAGGCCCAGTTAAGTACTTTCTGAAAAAGATGCCATACAGAAAAAAAAATCTCATACAGAAAATTGTAGAGAAACATAATTTACAACTTGCCATGTTTTAATTTATAAAAATGTCATGCtatataatactccctccatcaagttagtacaaagttgagacacttattttgagatggagggagtttgAAACTGCCATCAACTACTTTATAAATATAAATTACAGATTGAAAGGAAAATTAGAAGAAAGTTTCTACTAGAAACACATCTAGACCATGATCAtggaaaatcatagaaaatacTTACGCAGAAAATACCCCCTACCTAACCCCCAACCCCCCATCCAAAACAAGGATTGGAAGACATCTAGACTTGGCATGATTTAATGAACAATTTTTGTATGCAAATTTGCCATGTGTATGATGAAAAAATTATGTAAAAGTTGCATGTGAACATTTCTCATGGTAAAGAAAACATTTAAAAAATATATTTACCATGCTGGTTGTAATAAAATTGCCATGGTAACACTAAAAAAATGTAATGGAAGTCTTTAGACTGTGATTGAAATGAAGTTGACATGAGAGATTTTTTTAGAAAATTagtgaaaaaggaaaaaaagaaatcCTTCTTTTTTTAGAAAATTGCTCTAACCCTGCTTATTTTGTTGTGTTGTTGAACTAAAATTTTCATGGCTGTGAAAAGAAGTTGCCATAGTCCAGGGAAAAATAAATTGCCCTGGCTCTGAACAATAAATTTGCCATGTCTGTAAAAATCAATTTTTCATGGTCTCTCAATGCAATTTGCCATGCCCCCCAAAAGTTtgaattttaaaaataaatgtaaaAACAAATTTGCCATAGAATATTCAAATAATTTGCCATGGTATACACGAAAGAATTTATCAAAAATTCTAATTTGCCATGGTATGTACAATAAATTTGCCATGCTATGAACAATAAATTTGCCATGCCCAAAAAAAAGTATCAAAAAGAATTTGCCATGATAAGTTCAATAAAAATGCTGTGGAACTTACTACACGTTTGCCATGGGATGTGATTTTTTGCCATAGTATATCCAAAGTAAAAATGTCATGGAATTTCAAATAATTTGCCATGTTATACACAAAAGAGCACTGTTGGGCTAGGAACAACGAGAGGGAGCGCCTTCAGAAGacgaaaaaagaaagaaaaaaatagcCCAATTCTAGTGTCGGCGGGCAACGACGTGGTGTCGGCCTTCGTGCGTGGTGATCATTGAAGGTAAAGAACGCAGCGAGAACGGCACCGAAGTAGAAGCGGCCGTGCAAGGGGAAGATAATTTTTTGCAACTTGCCGCGGCCGTTCAAATTTGAGAGCCACAAAGGATTCTTCTCAAAAAATTGCAACTTGCTGCGGCCGTGAGATCAGCTATTGTTTTAGGAACGAAACAAATGAACCTGTTTGATTCTCTTGGCAATCCTCCGTATCCGCTCGTCCCCCCGGCCAATAAGAAATTGTTGTGAACAGTTTTTGCATCACATACATTTTTCAACCCAGTTTGATTGAACAAAAACAGGCTCTAATACGCTGCAAGTTGTTTAGTTGTCTGCATCTAGTGTTTCTGTATTAGGTAATACATAAGTATATtttgtttggttgcctgcattgGTCCAAGCGGCACATAAACATGACGTTTGGTTGCATACGACGTACATGTTGTGCTTACCTTGTATTTTAGTTGGTCAGTTTACTCACAATGATCACACCCAGCACACCAACGCCACAACACAACAATGACGATGAATTGGGCGAAGATGATGAAGTTCTTCAGCTTCAGCGCAAACTGACGATCTACCTTGACACCTCCAACTTTGCCATCGTCAACACTGCTGCCTCCCTGCTTTCGCACCCAGTCGAAGTAAGCTTGTTCTGTTGCCTGCCTACTCTTCAACCCTCTATGGCTATTGTTGCTATATGTGCCACTTGTGCACTGACTTCTTTCCATGAACTGTAAACCCCTAGCAAATCAATGAAGTACACAAGTAGCAAGCAAAGTAGCACACAAACAATAACGGAGCAGAAGAGAAGAAGTAAAGCATGCATGATCATACGACATAGCAAGTTCTACCTAGCACTACTTTGGTGTTAACCTACCACCACATTCAAAAGAGGATGTCGTTCTACCACCGCAAGTTCACCATCAGCGTGAGGGGTTAGTATATACCACCTCACCAAAATATACAGACCATCAAATAGTTTTTCAGCCCTAGCTACACAAAATGTACGTCGTCATCGTCATtgccatcgtcgtcgtcgtcgccacCACCATCGCCGTCGGGGATCATGCACGCTCATAGGCAGCACTACTCTAGCAGTAGTGCTTGCCCAGCCAGCTCCTGAAGCACAACACCTTGTGAGCGTCTGCGATGGCAACGAACCCAACACCCTGGGCCTTGTTGTCAAGCAGGTGGCTGAGAGCTGCCATGAGAGCCTCATAGTCGAGGGGCTTGCACTCCCTGATGGCTGTTGCCACCTCCTTCACCGCCTCAGTCATGCTGCAAAAGACATTGATCTCCTCCTTCATCAGGCTTCCTCTCTTCCTCTTCCTATCATGGACGGGGTCAAATGGCTTGTTAAAGGGCTTCACGAAGGGCTTGTCAGGGCCATCAAGGACCTCGACGTCCAGGGTCCCAGGGAAGTTTGGCATGGGAGAACCAAGAGGCTCCCCCGAGCCCATGGCATGCTTCCTAGTTGCCAGCCCGAAAGAGAAGATGTGCTGCATCTGGTTGTAGTTTTGTATGGGTGTTTTGAGAAACTCAACGTCCCTTGGGTGGTCCTAAGAATGAAACACAAGTGTTGTTAGTTGCGATTAAGACTGGTCAATGGTGGACAATATGAAAGGAAGAGGGCTGTGAGCTAACCGCGACATGGTCGGTGTAGTGCTCTGCTTCCAGAACTATGGAGTAAGTGTTCTCATCCCATGAGGGGCCGATAAGGTCTCTCAGCTTGGACACTTGGATCCATCGACATCTCCACTTTCTCAGGTGGTTGTACATCTGGTGGCAGACACCTCCTGGCCACAGAACTCGAACACCTGCTTCGCAACGGTGTTCAAGTGCACCTCCTTGAAGCCCTTGTCAGTTCTAACTCCACTAGAGATGAGCTCACACATCTTGTTCAGCACGAACGTGGACATGAACGACTGCCACTTCATGTTGTTCGACCTACTATCTTTCTTTGCCTTTGTTGTTGCTACCTTGAGTGCAACGGCAGCAGCAACAGTAGCAGGAGTTGCCTCAACGAGCACTACTGGCACATAGAGGGAATCAGACGCGAACACCTCTAAATCAGGTGCCATCTCGGACATAGGCTGTGAGTCCTCGACAAACGATGGAGCAAACTGGCTGTCGGACAGGACAAGGGTCTGACTAAGATCTTGTGTTTGCGTGGTCATGTCCTACAATTGTAGCACGATTGACAATAAGTATAGCACACAACATACCAGACAATCCATGAAAGAAGGAGCATACATGTACACGGTTCATCACTATCATAGCAAGCACATACTTCATCACTATCATactaaggccaactccaccgcgcgaccccaaaCAGACGTCCATTTTGTCTggattctgtccgtttgggtagggatttggggtcgtgtccgggcGTGTCCTGAGATGCGGTGGTCGTGCGCCCAGCGCGCGGACGCATCCCGACCGCATCCTGTTCGCATGCATTTTTCTTTGCAAGTCCTTAACTTTTTTTCATCATTCATTTTTGGTACATGACAATACATCATCACATTTTGACTAGTAAAGCAAGGCCAAAGAAAATAAGAACAataagaatacattttagaagatagccaacttccataactgcccCCTTGAGTTGGGTTAGGGCCTTCTCGATGCACTCATTGCTGATCTGTGGAGGAGGCTCGATCTGGcatcctcctttcttcttcaagccAGAAATAGATGTTGCTTTCTCAGACCTAGTCTCGTGTCTAGCCTCtaatctagcaacaagtgcacttgtctcatttacaacctctatgctagctaaaagtgcacaaacatgtactaaatttcactctatcaatatatcgatgtactcttcttcccaataccaaaacttgcatccattctacacaacaaaatttgaagttagcacaactagtcaaaTCTAGAGCACAAACCGAAGCTAAAAAAAGCGCATACCCCATCGTTtaagcacttgatgaacacccatccgggatgttcCGGCGTTGTAGACACGCGGCGCACGACCATCCTTGGGCAGTGGTCGCACTTAATGAGTGGCAACGGTGCGCCGGCGAGCTTTTGGGCAAGCACCGAGCCCGGCCGGCCGCCATTTGTGTATCTGCCGGCGGACCACCGACGGTGTAGATCTGAGCGGCTAGAGGAGGAGCCACTGCCTGCATGTGGCCTTGCGGCCCTGCCAGGGCCTTCCGACAAGGTGCCCGGCCAGTCCATGGCGCGGCCAGGCCTCCCACAACCGGCCGAGCTCAAGACCGACCGGATCCGCCCCAAAACCGGCCGGCGGGTGCGCAAACCAGGTGGCCATGGTTGGGTAGCTCGGCGGCGCCGAGGGGAAGGGGTTGGGCGAGTTTGCGTCCAAACTGCACGACTGcaatggcagcggcggcggcggcagtgaGGGGAAGAGTGGGGAAGAGTGGAGGGGGTGCCGCCGGAGGGAGGGAAGAGGGCGGATAGAAAAAGGCCCGTCTTGTGCCACCGACGGGCGAGCCAGGGGAGGACACGCGCAAACGACCCGCACGTCTGCGTGgtgtccgtttcaccccaaaagCGGTGCAAACTTGGGCCGCggatgggtcgaaagcggacaCAAAGCGGACAAAAGTCCGTTTGCCCCCGCGCGCTGGGCCGCCTTTTTTGTCCCTTTTATCCCAAACGGACGGGGCCGGACAGAatagggtcgcgcggtggagttggcctaagtACATATGGTTCATCGCTATCATACTAAGCATACCGGACAATCTATAAGCACGAACATACATCTACaacaaacaacatgctacaaatGGACCACCAATAGCTACAAATCACGTATCTAAGCACGAATCAACACAAGCACAAGGTTCAACTTCAAACTCTACTACTAATCTAGCCTACCACATGCTTGAGCATCTAGCCCTACCACAAATTGCAACTGCAGCATAGCAATCAACCATAACAGCTCACAGATTAGACCACTAATCAACCTTGCATCTAAATCAAACCCTATCTACAGCTCAGATCTAGCTAGAAGGAACAGAGAGAAAGGGGGGTTGAACTCACAGAGGCCATGGCTGCAGCTTGAGGACGAGGGAGGGACAGTCGTAGAAGATCAACGCCGGCCGGTGAAGGAGCGCCGACGCCGTGGACCGCCGACCGATGAAGATGCGCTGCTTACCTGCTCGTCGGTGCCGATGCGCGTCGGCGGGAAAGCTCGAACGGAGGAAGAATGGTGGCGGGAGTTGGGTGGTGAGGGAGGGGGCTAAATGGGGGTCAACTCGGCGGGAGGTGAGCCGAAATCCTCCCGCTGGTTTTTTGGCGACGCGGGCGAGCTCGCGCCATCTCCCGGGTCGCACGAGGAGAGAAACGCGCCGCCCTCCTCTGCCTCGCCCGAGTCAAGCTCGCGAGCAACTACCGATTCAGACGTTTTTCCTGGGCCTGGCCTGGACGTGCTTTAAGTTCCGTGCGATGCGGGCTGCACAGTAAACGCAGGCAACCAATCGGGTCAAATTCTTCCTACGCGGGCCAGACTAGGCCACATGCATGCACCGTAAAATAATACCTGGACACACCGGAGCTGTGCCAGGGAACCCGCCTGCGGCTGTAGCGTAGTGGAGGTCACGAGTTCACCACCCACCAACCTTACCAAGAGTGAAGTAGAGGCAGTGGCGGAGCCAGAACTTTTGTGAAGCCTGGGCGAGTTTAAGCCTAAGATCAACTCCAATGAGTCGACCCAAATGGATGGCGTTTTTGTCGCTTTTTGTTCGTTTGAGTCGGCCGCTTGCCCGCCGTCCGCCCTCTTTTAGTTTTGGGTCGGAAGTGCGCCCAATGGGCCGACCCATTTCATGACCGCACGCGTTTACGATCATGCCGTCGCCCTGGTTTTGACGCTCTAGCGCGCGGGAAAGGTTCGCGCGCGCGGGGAAAGCGGCCGCTGGTTTTGGCGCTCCACCGCGCGGGAAAGGTTCGCGCGCGCGCCGCAGCCGGTGCTCGGTATAAAGAAGGTGCTCCCTCTACACTCTGTCCGCCGCCTACTCTCGCCGCCTCTGCGTCACCATGTCGATCCGCCGCCTGGGCGCTTCGGATTTTCACGGAGTCCGCGAGCGCCGCTCCGGCGCCTTCTCCTCCGAGACCCGGTTTCGCGAGAAACGTCTCATGCTCGGCAGCTTCGACACCGCAAAGGAGGCGGCCCGCACGCACGACGCGGCAGCGTGGCGCCTCCTGAGGCCTCGTCGGGATATGAATTTTCCCAACGTGTCGAGCCAGCGGGCGCAGGATCTGACGCCTCTCCCACGGCTTTTCACCAACGAGGATCGTCGTGTCCACCAGAGGCGGCAACGTCGCCT from Triticum urartu cultivar G1812 chromosome 3, Tu2.1, whole genome shotgun sequence encodes:
- the LOC125545126 gene encoding uncharacterized protein LOC125545126, with product MRPFHPPRPSAAQPHHPRPGDPGQPPPHALPMHQQQMSPAAFPGFGAANPMAAVAAANPFLAMQLFGQAQQLQNLGYLAAAALQQQQHQQQHHHQPQQQQNPFLPGGFPPNPNQFGAFSGPQAGFNGGGVFRPGGAGLAGPRPPLPMMGAAWNGGSGGSGVGVNGPPRPALNVDGKDRNSSGGVGQVNQTNNKSDGISHVASENGVRNNAADQKSRFNPGRDGKDGRQFGPSGGRGRGDSRGGGQFNPSGGRGRGDSRGGGQFSPSGGRGRGDGRDGRFSPSGGRGRGRNFNQGRGRGRNDWREGKCNFTSSDSPISGDCHIDSPASEGVRKRPPIIYDKKEVKQWVQARKKNYPTSANINKKLCQSQLDEQKKDEEAQMRRRELKEVIAKQKELGLELPELPPGYLSDTEGQPRGRQGNEKESNWKTRQGGGRFGNRGRGRGRGRGRDNKRQRSDDREDFQSKRPRERNNNSRRHDGGAMTKSREPTLLQKLLNSDIKRDRHRLLHTFKFMALNNFFKDWPAKPLEFPIVKVDQIELGSDIDEEDSDDDLPDAETAKDCSLGLKENGDQPESSSSDEEDESEDGDEADDKGADTEITEKVSDEDSDAEQCEEGFSDFSA